A window of the Falco rusticolus isolate bFalRus1 chromosome 1, bFalRus1.pri, whole genome shotgun sequence genome harbors these coding sequences:
- the OTOP1 gene encoding proton channel OTOP1 has protein sequence MEKAASSPSVGGSYPQKNAEILSSQYGINLFLAGLLLTFAWAVHAVGISKSHLLSYLITLMLIQLLWMLWYLCRSCTQRRLIRDKDTHAGARWLKCGITLFAVITLILDSFKIGYYIDFSNCLSPTEGIFPVTHAVHTILQVYFLWCHAKDIIQSFKTLERFGVIHSVFTNLLLWTNGVLTESKHQLNEHKERLITLGFGNITIVLDDHAPQCNCTTTTLCSIFSQGIYYLYPFNIEYHILASTMLYVLWKNIGRKVEHHQQHKTPFKFHGITVGMIFGLIVLTSTIAIVVVYLIQIGRSKIKSELALTMFYLHAIFVLALMCTAGIVALLIYRLEDRSLDNSKNPARKLDAELLVGTAAGSWLLSWGSILAIICAQAHPKYTWYNLPYSVLVIIEKYIQNLFIIESIHREQEKVNDDIKTLRIVTISRGSTLSLTPSYKEIYNGRAAGEDGEVPCLFKGTICRRENGGGGAKEETSQENSLVTHLASDISFYSRSSVTNNKRRILKNIAAFLFLCNLSLWIPPAFGCRPEYDNGLEEIVFGFEPWIIVVNLAMPFSIFYRMHSAASLFEVNCKT, from the exons ATGGAGAAAGCCGCCAGTTCCCCCTCCGTGGGCGGCAGCTACCCGCAGAAAAACGCCGAGATCCTCAGCAGCCAGTATGGCATCAACCTcttcctggcagggctgctgctcacCTTCGCCTGGGCTGTGCACGCCGTGGGCATCAGCAAGAGCCACCTGCTCTCTTACCTCATCACGCTGATGCTCATCCAGCTGCTGTGGATGCTGTGGTacctctgcaggagctgcacGCAGAGGAGGCTGATCCGGGACAAGGACACACATGCCGGAGCCCGCTGGCTGAAGT gTGGGATAACATTATTTGCAGTGATTACTTTAATTCTGGACTCTTTTAAAATTGGATATTATATTgatttttcaaactgtttatCACCAACTGAAGGCATTTTTCCTGTTACACATGCTGTGCACACCATCTTACAG GTGTACTTTCTGTGGTGTCATGCAAAGGATATTATCCAGTCTTTCAAAACACTTGAAAG GTTTGGGGTTATCCATTCTGTGTTCACAAATTTACTCCTGTGGACAAATGGTGTGTTAACAGAGTCAAAACATCAACTGAATGAACATAAGGAAAGACTGATCACTCTTGGTTTTGGGAACATAACAATAG TTTTAGATGATCATGCACCTCAATGCAATTGCACAACAACAACTCTCTGCTCGATATTTTCTCAAGGAATATATTACCTATATCCCTTCAATATAGAGTACCATATCCTAGCATCCACGATGCTCTATGTCCTGTGGAAGAATATTGGCCGCAAAGTTGAGCACCACCAGCAACACAAAACTCCATTCAAATTCCATGGCATAACTGTTGGAATGATTTTTGGACTAATTGTGTTAACTAGCACAATAGctattgttgttgtttatttaaTTCAGATTGGACGTTCAAAAATCAAGAGTGAGTTAGCACTCACTATGTTTTACTTGCATGCTATCTTCGTGTTGGCTCTCATGTGTACAGCTGGAATCGTTGCCCTTCTCATCTACAGACTGGAAGACAGATCATTGGATAATTCAAAAAATCCTGCTCGAAAACTTGATGcggagctgctggtgggcacAGCTGCGGGGTCCTGGCTCCTTTCCTGGGGATCGATCCTTGCCATTATCTGTGCCCAGGCTCACCCCAAATACACATGGTATAACCTGCCCTACTCCGTCCTCGTTATAATTGAGAAGTACATTCAGAACCTCTTCATCATTGAATCCATACATCGTGAGCAGGAAAAGGTGAACGATGATATTAAAACTCTTCGAATAGTGACTATATCTCGGGGGAGCACTTTATCACTTACCCCCTCGTACAAAGAGATTTACaatggcagagctgctggtgagGACGGGGAGGTACCCTGTCTGTTCAAGGGCACTATCTGTAGGAGAgaaaatggtggtggtggtgccaAAGAAGAAACGAGTCAGGAAAATAGTTTGGTCACACATTTGGCCTCAGATATCTCATTTTATAGTAGAAGCTCAGTTACTAACAACAAGAGGAGAATTTTGAAGAACATCGCTGCATTTTTATTCCTCTGCAACCTTTCG CTGTGGATACCACCGGCATTTGGGTGCCGCCCGGAATATGACAATGGACTAGAAGAAATAGTTTTTGGCTTTGAACCTTGGATAATTGTTGTGAACCTTGCGATgcctttttctattttctatcGTATGCATTCAGCTGCCTCACTCTTTGAGGTCAATTGTAAAACATAG
- the TMEM128 gene encoding transmembrane protein 128, which produces MRFMVQLIRNVLVSHCPSAHIIRYSHAPSAPSAVPPAPPTRLPTNRGPGNATTRYGSSRRPRGHRPPAPSAPTHGAAAPHANGRRGRHASRPLASLPERPKMEVGASGDPVPRLRRGVRRGAEPRDPLLPQPPLGGGGAAEESTAVEKKRKPLTRLYIHSAFWILASIAVTYYFDFFKTITETFQANSWWLASGGCLLAACLSVAFYCILYLEWYCGIEDYDAQYPALINITIATFIAAAVCFNIALWPVWSFMTPLLLFIQFMGFVMLVSLLG; this is translated from the exons ATGCGATTTATGGTACAGTTGATCCGTAATGTGTTAGTGAGCCACTGCCCATCTGCACACATCATACGCTACAGCCACGCTCCATCAGCGCCTAGcgccgtgcccccagcccctccgaCTCGCCTTCCGACCAACCGTGGGCCTGGCAACGCGACGACCCGCTACGGCAGCTCCCGGCGTCCCCGCGGCCACCGCCCGCCAGCCCCCTCTGCCCCTACACACGGGGCCGCCGCCCCTCACGCCAAcggccgccgcggccgccaCGCTTCCCGCCCCCTGGCGTCACTGCCGGAGCGGCCCAAGATGGAGGTCGGCGCCAGCGGGGACCCTGTCCCGAGGCTCCGGCGCGGTGTGCGGCGAGGGGCAGAGCCCCGCGACCCGCTGCTGCCGCAGCCGCCTCTCGGGGGTGGTGGAGCGGCTG AAGAGTCTACAGCTGTAGAGAAGAAGAGGAAGCCTCTTACCAGACTCTATATTCATTCCGCATTCTGGATTTTGGCATCAATTGCTGTGACATactactttgatttttttaaaactattacaGAAACTTTTCAAGCAAATAG TTGGTGGCTCGCCTCTGGCGGTTGTTTATTGGCTGCATGTTTGTCTGTTGCCTTTTACTGCATACTGTATCTTGAGTGGTATTGTGGAATTGAGGATTATGATGCACAGTACCCAGCACTGATAAATATCACAATAGCTACCTTTattgcagcagcagtttg TTTCAACATTGCCTTGTGGCCCGTCTGGTCATTTATGACACCTTTGTTGCTCTTCATTCAGTTCATGGGTTTTGTGATGCTTGTGTCACTCCTGGGATAA